Proteins encoded within one genomic window of Microbacterium sp. zg-B185:
- a CDS encoding OsmC family protein — protein sequence MLGEHRYELRTTWTGDRGSGTSGYRDYDRSCTIQIDGKPDLPASADKPFRGDPTRWNPEDLLLAALSECHLLSYLHACVKAGVVVVGYRDAASGVMVEDGRGGGAFREVLLRPHVIVAEDSMVDAATSAHAQAHEWCFIANSVNFPVRHEPTVVALPAVPSASGQGADHASGMPRP from the coding sequence ATGTTGGGCGAACACCGCTACGAGCTGCGCACGACGTGGACCGGCGATCGGGGCAGCGGGACCAGTGGCTACCGTGACTACGATCGGTCCTGCACCATCCAGATCGACGGCAAGCCGGATCTTCCGGCGTCCGCCGACAAGCCGTTCCGTGGCGATCCGACGCGGTGGAACCCGGAGGATCTGCTGCTCGCCGCGCTCAGCGAGTGCCATCTGCTGTCGTACCTGCATGCCTGCGTGAAGGCCGGCGTGGTTGTCGTCGGCTACCGGGATGCGGCATCCGGTGTGATGGTGGAGGACGGGCGCGGAGGCGGCGCGTTCCGTGAGGTCCTGCTGCGGCCGCACGTCATCGTCGCCGAGGATTCCATGGTGGATGCCGCCACCTCCGCGCACGCGCAGGCACACGAGTGGTGCTTCATCGCCAACTCGGTCAACTTCCCGGTGCGGCACGAGCCGACCGTCGTCGCGCTCCCCGCAGTCCCGTCCGCGAGCGGCCAGGGCGCCGATCACGCCTCGGGGATGCCGCGGCCCTAG
- a CDS encoding asparaginase — MPQTFAAADAVELAVVERSGFIESRHTGSAIVLGPDGTVVAALGDTVAPILPRSSLKPIQALACLTAGAPLEGERLALSTASHAGTDRHVSVVRDILDAAALGEDALGCPAAWPGDQSTRDEMVRDGSGPAAIRMNCSGKHAAMLLTCVSNGWPTDSYLQPQHPLQAHIRDVAERLVGERAATTAIDGCGAPVFSMSLAGLAKAIHRIGTAAERSPFALHRSAGALVRAVREHPWTIDGPGRADTVVIERLGVFAKGGAEGVMVMVAPNGTTVALKMLDGSGRAGTIVALRLLEREGALAASDVADAVAKLPLSVNGGGQVVGAIRPAL; from the coding sequence GTGCCGCAGACCTTCGCCGCAGCCGACGCCGTCGAACTGGCCGTCGTGGAGCGCAGCGGCTTCATCGAGTCCCGTCACACCGGCTCCGCCATCGTCCTCGGCCCCGACGGGACGGTCGTCGCCGCGCTGGGTGACACTGTGGCGCCGATCCTGCCCCGCTCCAGCCTGAAGCCGATCCAGGCGCTGGCGTGCCTGACCGCCGGCGCGCCGCTCGAGGGCGAGCGACTCGCCCTGTCCACCGCGAGCCATGCCGGAACGGACCGGCACGTGTCCGTGGTGCGGGACATCCTCGACGCGGCCGCGCTCGGCGAGGACGCGTTGGGCTGCCCGGCCGCCTGGCCGGGCGATCAGTCGACCCGCGACGAGATGGTCCGCGATGGCAGCGGCCCCGCGGCGATCCGGATGAACTGCTCCGGCAAGCACGCCGCGATGCTGCTGACGTGCGTGTCCAACGGCTGGCCCACCGACAGCTACCTCCAGCCGCAGCATCCGCTGCAGGCGCACATCCGCGACGTGGCGGAGCGACTGGTCGGCGAACGGGCGGCCACCACGGCGATCGACGGCTGCGGCGCCCCGGTGTTCTCGATGAGCCTGGCCGGCCTGGCCAAGGCCATCCACCGGATCGGAACCGCCGCTGAGCGCTCGCCCTTCGCGCTGCACCGCAGCGCCGGCGCCCTCGTGCGCGCCGTGCGCGAGCACCCGTGGACGATCGACGGTCCCGGGCGTGCCGACACGGTGGTCATCGAGCGACTCGGGGTGTTCGCGAAGGGCGGCGCCGAGGGCGTCATGGTCATGGTCGCGCCCAACGGCACGACGGTGGCCCTGAAGATGCTCGACGGAAGCGGCCGGGCGGGCACCATCGTCGCTCTCCGGCTGCTCGAGCGCGAGGGTGCGCTCGCCGCGTCCGATGTCGCGGATGCGGTGGCGAAGCTTCCTCTGTCGGTCAACGGCGGAGGGCAGGTTGTCGGGGCGATCCGCCCCGCGTTGTAG
- a CDS encoding lysophospholipid acyltransferase family protein has protein sequence MTSAEIPDPREADSPDQPAVRQMGATYGFGRYVVAPLARLIYRPRVEGKANVPKTGPVIFASNHLSFIDSIAIPIAAPRPVHFLAKSSYFDGPGIAGWFSREFFTAIGAVPVKRGAGQAALDALDQQRQLLETGSAVALYPEGTRSLDGRLYKGRTGVAFLALQTGAPVVPVGLIGTDRVMPVGARFPSLTPRVTVRFGEPLDLSHHGPADSGKARRLATDDIMAAIHALSGQELANAYNEAPAHSPIERIKQVLPHERR, from the coding sequence GTGACTTCCGCGGAGATCCCCGACCCCCGAGAAGCCGACTCCCCCGATCAGCCAGCCGTCCGGCAGATGGGTGCGACGTACGGTTTCGGGCGCTACGTGGTGGCACCCCTCGCGCGGCTGATCTATCGTCCCCGCGTCGAGGGCAAGGCGAACGTCCCCAAGACCGGGCCGGTCATCTTCGCGAGCAACCACCTGTCGTTCATCGACTCGATCGCCATTCCGATCGCCGCGCCCCGACCCGTTCATTTCCTCGCCAAATCGAGCTACTTCGACGGTCCCGGCATCGCCGGGTGGTTCTCGCGCGAGTTCTTCACGGCGATCGGTGCGGTGCCGGTCAAACGCGGAGCGGGGCAGGCCGCGCTGGATGCGCTGGATCAGCAGCGCCAGCTGCTGGAGACCGGCAGCGCCGTCGCGCTGTACCCGGAGGGCACGCGTTCGCTCGACGGCCGGCTGTACAAGGGCCGCACCGGTGTGGCCTTCCTCGCCCTGCAGACCGGGGCCCCGGTCGTTCCGGTGGGCCTGATCGGCACCGACCGGGTGATGCCGGTCGGTGCCCGGTTCCCGTCGCTGACACCGCGGGTGACGGTCCGCTTCGGTGAGCCGCTGGATCTGTCCCACCACGGCCCCGCCGATTCCGGCAAGGCGCGGCGCCTGGCGACGGATGACATCATGGCGGCCATCCATGCGCTCTCCGGCCAGGAGCTGGCCAACGCCTACAACGAGGCGCCCGCGCACAGCCCGATCGAACGGATCAAGCAGGTCCTCCCGCACGAGCGTCGCTAG